The following proteins are encoded in a genomic region of Inquilinus sp. KBS0705:
- a CDS encoding MFS transporter, translated as MEATLPSYNYPKTTLRFAVGAMFFMAGLCFASWASRIATIQQNLSLSDAGLGAVLFAIPVGLMCSLPFSGWIITKFGSRKLLIMASVMYCCSLVTLGMAQNTFQLICCLLVFGFSSNAVNISVNTQAVAAEQLYGRPILASFHGIWSLAGFAGAAIGTLMIGKGIIPLHHFIGIMLIILINIAIISGYLKNDKVTSSDPVFVMPDNSLIKLGVIAFCSMICEGAMFDWSVIYFKKVVLATGAWMGAGYTAFMLTMATGRFIADWFAHRFGLKRTLQVSGLLTASGLLIAVLFPYLYTSLLGFLLVGFGVSSVVPLVYSAAGRSKTMSPGVALAAVSTIGFLGFLVGPPVIGFIAGIATLRGSFTLIAAMGICVTVVSTKAKI; from the coding sequence TTGGAAGCAACCTTACCATCATATAATTACCCAAAAACAACATTACGCTTTGCCGTAGGCGCTATGTTTTTTATGGCGGGTTTGTGCTTTGCCAGCTGGGCATCGCGTATTGCAACTATACAGCAAAATTTAAGTTTAAGCGATGCGGGCCTTGGGGCGGTGCTGTTTGCCATACCTGTGGGCTTAATGTGCTCGTTGCCTTTTTCGGGATGGATAATTACTAAGTTTGGCAGCCGTAAGCTGCTTATTATGGCTTCGGTAATGTATTGCTGTAGTTTGGTTACCCTGGGCATGGCGCAAAATACTTTTCAACTCATATGCTGCCTGTTGGTTTTCGGGTTTTCGAGCAACGCTGTAAATATATCGGTTAATACACAGGCTGTAGCCGCCGAGCAATTGTATGGCAGGCCAATACTGGCATCTTTTCATGGTATATGGAGCCTGGCGGGTTTTGCCGGTGCTGCAATTGGCACTTTAATGATAGGTAAAGGCATTATACCGCTGCACCACTTTATAGGCATAATGCTTATTATTCTTATCAACATAGCAATTATATCGGGTTATTTAAAAAATGACAAGGTAACCAGCAGCGACCCTGTTTTTGTAATGCCCGATAACTCCCTTATCAAGTTAGGTGTAATTGCCTTTTGCTCGATGATATGCGAGGGCGCGATGTTTGATTGGAGCGTGATATACTTTAAAAAGGTAGTGCTGGCAACCGGCGCGTGGATGGGTGCGGGTTATACCGCTTTTATGCTTACCATGGCCACAGGCCGTTTCATAGCCGATTGGTTTGCGCACCGTTTCGGGTTAAAACGTACATTACAGGTTAGCGGTTTATTAACAGCCTCGGGTTTGCTTATAGCAGTATTGTTTCCTTATTTATATACATCGTTATTAGGCTTTTTACTGGTGGGCTTTGGCGTGTCATCTGTAGTGCCATTGGTGTATAGTGCCGCCGGGCGCTCAAAAACCATGTCGCCGGGTGTGGCGCTGGCAGCGGTATCAACCATAGGCTTTTTGGGCTTTTTAGTAGGGCCGCCTGTAATTGGCTTTATTGCCGGTATAGCCACGCTTCGCGGCTCGTTTACACTTATCGCTGCAATGGGTATTTGTGTTACTGTGGTATCAACCAAAGCCAAAATATAA
- a CDS encoding DsbA family oxidoreductase, with product MKVEIWSDVMCPFCYIGKRRFEDALQQFKHEDDVEVEWKSFQLNPDMKTDPSVNISQYLADVKGWTLEYAQQMNNHVTEMATEVGLTYNMDKAVVANSFNAHRFTHMAKQHGLGDAAEEQLFKAYFTDGKNTDDIDTLADMGAQIGLNRQEVIDVLSNNLYADDVKHDIAEAQYLGIRGVPFFVMNGKYAVSGAQAVPVFTETLEKAYGEWQQPKPDMSVIEGPACGPDGDC from the coding sequence ATGAAAGTAGAGATATGGTCTGATGTGATGTGCCCGTTTTGCTATATAGGCAAACGCCGTTTTGAAGATGCTTTGCAGCAGTTTAAACATGAGGATGATGTAGAAGTAGAATGGAAAAGCTTTCAGCTTAACCCCGATATGAAAACCGACCCCTCGGTAAATATCAGCCAATACCTGGCCGATGTAAAAGGCTGGACGCTGGAATACGCGCAGCAAATGAACAACCATGTAACCGAAATGGCCACCGAGGTTGGTTTAACCTACAATATGGATAAAGCCGTAGTGGCCAACAGCTTTAACGCGCACCGCTTTACCCACATGGCCAAACAACATGGCTTAGGCGATGCCGCCGAAGAACAGCTGTTTAAAGCCTACTTTACCGACGGTAAAAATACTGACGATATTGATACCCTTGCCGATATGGGTGCTCAAATTGGCCTGAACAGGCAAGAAGTAATTGACGTGCTTAGCAACAATTTATACGCTGATGACGTAAAACACGATATTGCCGAAGCGCAGTACCTGGGTATACGCGGTGTGCCTTTTTTTGTAATGAATGGTAAGTATGCCGTATCCGGCGCGCAGGCAGTGCCTGTATTTACCGAGACACTGGAAAAAGCTTACGGCGAATGGCAACAGCCTAAACCCGATATGAGTGTTATTGAAGGACCGGCGTGCGGCCCGGATGGTGATTGCTGA